In the Malassezia vespertilionis chromosome 3, complete sequence genome, one interval contains:
- the UBP2 gene encoding ubiquitinyl hydrolase 1 (COG:O; MEROPS:MER0000865; EggNog:ENOG503NVJH), with product MDSLPARAQECLRTPTALQQSHLLWNTEPALYKVALAAPSCAAFAASFDAALPHPSATFAPEAMEWRLDVDACGIHAPADMHAVQARLAQADPAPNFYLTDAVQGPDPFARMLRHTNALDAHAVLTSVPHTVAASIPNALWDAFRRVRETNPAPGLAPCADLARAIALLVRILGDALAGHARPVPIAGKAFLQQLRWESSSQDLFAFLGWQLGTLDDDREALHVPPWLLEGGEEGRRKQTVRVWMELAVWCVHLGGTLPHHDTHLLVERTNQDTSIFGWPRAEAARGEEVRLYARLGVATCASDEEVCAAYRMNTAAFPQHHQALFRALATIATTARPHADDLATLVAIEQQHGLLTEQDVCASYERLGLVMPAPPAAPAPPPASLAFWDDPTPVHMDAARIIEAYDAKIAHVLDCGADEGLQHARKALGTLARHTASPALEARHRANPIADVALAYKLIQVSDNIDDSMITVAFEVYMAESQTRKEMLRTALELIADARDSSYLHRYLLGDTSPEETHTPRCMPRGLNNIGNTCYLNSVLQYFFRISSLRTVVQDMGRGTFSHARWEAGPLPTIGGRQVSLGELERSCRFVQLLADLFAQMHSTEDAAVTPQKELAYLALVPLAWEEASAGKERDALLYQVGTQQDVSECLDNMVFQIEAALLCAKDAEWADRHSAAMSRLFVGRSTQRLVSLEDTESSHVKEEAFKSVPVTLWKESRDMYDALDTFFDDEIVLGADGKQMQRSVSLLDAPPLLQVHVQRVQYDRTMRRAVKSQAGLALDDALFLDRYMANDDPRLAPLHKKTRELRSEITRLLAQLQRVLGEDALLPSKLDTLQTALDALKDTAPPPLASLLDAERIAELGSSADELRKEAASIRTKLHEHRTALHVLWADEQRVGYRLASVFMHRGEASHGHFFVDQRDFATDAWVLFNDNRVHTIPFAEVQRE from the coding sequence ATGGATTCGctgccagcgcgcgcacaggaATGCCTGCGCACACCTACTGCCCTGCAGCAGTCGCATTTGCTATGGAATACTGAGCCGGCACTGTACAAggtcgcgcttgcggcgccgtcatgcgccgcttttgccgcgtcgttcgacgcggcgctgccgcatcCGTCGGCTACCTTTGCGCCCGAAGCGATGGAATGGCGCTTGGACGTGGACGCGTGTGGGATACACGCGCCGGCAGACATGCATGccgtgcaggcgcgcttggcacaGGCGGATCCAGCGCCGAACTTTTACCTCACAGACGCGGTGCAGGGCCCCGATCCGTTTGCCAGGATGTTGCGGCACACCAATGCACTGGACGCACATGCAGTGCTCACTTCCGTGCCGCACACCGTCGCGGCAAGCATTCCGAATGCGCTCTGGGATGCGTtccggcgcgtgcgcgagacgaACCCTGCACCGGGactcgcgccgtgcgcggaTCTCGCGAGAGCCATTGCGCTCCTGGTGCGCATTCTGGGCGACGCACTCGCAGGCCATGCACGCCCTGTGCCTATCGCAGGCAAGGCAtttttgcagcagctgcgctggGAGAGCTCCTCGCAAGATTTGTTCGCGTTTCTTGGCTGGCAACTCGGCACGCTAGACGACGACCGCGAGGCACTGCATGTCCCGCCGTGGCTCTTGGAGGGGGGCGAGGAGGgacggcgcaagcagacAGTGCGTGTGTGGATGGAGCTCGCTGTGTGGTGCGTGCACCTCGGCGGCACGCTTCCACACCACGACACACacctcctcgtcgagcgcacgAACCAAGACACGAGCATCTTTGGCtggccgcgcgcagaggCCGCACGCGGCGAGGAGGTGCGCCTGTATGCACGCCTGGGTGTCGCTACGTGCGCTTCAGACGAGGAGGTATGCGCTGCGTACCGCATGAACACGGCCGCATTTCCGCAGCACCACCAAGCGCTgttccgcgcgctcgcgacgATTGCGACGACGGCGCGTCCACACGCGGATGACTTGGCTACTTTGGTCGcgatcgagcagcagcatggACTACTGACTGAGCAGGACGTGTGCGCAAGCTACGAACGCCTCGGTCTCGTCATGCCAGCAccgccagcggcgccggcaccgccgccggcgtcgCTGGCGTTCTGGGACGATCCTACGCCGGTGCAcatggatgcagcgcgtATTATCGAGGCGTACGACGCCAAGATTGCCCACGTACTCGACTGTGGCGCAGACGAGGgtctgcagcacgcgcgaaaagcactcggcacgcttgcgcggcacacagCATCCCCCGcgctcgaagcgcgccaCCGTGCAAACCCCATTGCCGACGTTGCGCTCGCATACAAGCTCATCCAAGTCAGCGACAATATCGACGATAGCATGATCACCGTTGCTTTCGAAGTGTACATGGCCGAGTCGCAAACACGCAAAGaaatgctgcgcacagcgctcGAATTGATTGCCGACGCTAGGGATAGCAGCTACTTGCACCGCTACCTCTTGGGCGATACGTCTCCAGAAGAGACACatacgccgcgctgcatgccgcgcggaCTGAACAACATCGGGAATACGTGCTACTTGAACTCTGTGCTCCAGTACTTTTTTCGCATTTCAAGTCTGCGCACCGTCGTGCAGGACATGGGACGCGGCACATTCAGCCATGCACGCTGGGAGGCGGGGCCGCTGCCGACAATCGGCGGGCGCCAAGTATCCCTGGgtgagctcgagcgctcCTGCCGCTTCGTCCAGCTCTTGGCCGACCTGTTTGCGCAGATGCACAGCACGGAGGATGCGGCAGTGACGCCGCAGAAAGAACTCGCATacctcgcgctcgtcccCCTCGCTTGGGAGGAAGCATCGGCTGGAAaagagcgcgatgcgctcctttATCAAGTGGGCACGCAGCAGGACGTGAGCGAGTGTTTGGACAATATGGTCTTTCAAATCGAAGCCGCGCTCCTctgcgcaaaagacgcggAATGGGCAGacaggcacagcgcggccaTGTCGCGCTTGTTTGTCGGGCGCTCCACGCAACGTCTCGTGTCGCTCGAGGATACAGAGAGCAGCCATGTGAAGGAGGAGGCTTTCAAGAGCGTGCCCGTCACGCTCTGGAAAGAGTCACGAGATATGTACGATGCACTGGATACATTCTTCGACGACGAAATTGTTTTGGGCGCAGACGGAaagcagatgcagcgctcagTGAGTTTGCTCGACGCACCGCCTTTGCTTCAGGTGCATGTCCAGCGCGTTCAGTACGATCGcacaatgcggcgcgcggtaAAAAGCCAGGCAGgactcgcgctcgacgatgcgcttttCCTCGATCGGTACATGGCAAACGACGACCCGCgactcgcgccgctgcacaaaaAAACGCGCGAGCTCCGCTCGGAAATTACACGgctgcttgcacagctgcagcgcgtgcttggcgaggatGCATTGCTTCCCTCCAAGCTCGACACACTCCagacggcgctggacgcaCTCAAAGacacggcgccgccgccgctcgcgtcgcTCTTGGACGCGGAACGCATCGCAGAACTTGGTTCAAGCGCAGATGAACTACGCAAAGAGGCAGCATCCATCCGCACAAAACTCCACGAACATCGCACCGCACTCCACGTACTGTGggccgacgagcagcgcgtaGGCTACCGGCTTGCAAGCGTGTTTATGCACCGCGGCGAAGCCTCCCACGGCCACTTTTTCGTCGACCAGCGCGACTTTGCCACCGATGCGTGGGTTTTGTTCAACGATAATCGTGTGCATACGATTCCATTCGCAGAAGTGCAGCGAGAGTAG
- a CDS encoding uncharacterized protein (TransMembrane:1 (o414-441i)), producing MFRSEAFLPRLRLATLAQRSGLCLERTLHTSTVCRAVGSKNGRHRVVIVGAGFGGMHCINRLHGTDADITIIDRSNHHLFQPLLYQVGTCSLGASAIAWPIRHLVHKYPQMTTLLGEVQYVDKQKREVIIDNDQSVPYDTLVLATGARDTYFGHDEWAKYATGLKSMTDATTLRQMILMAFEIAERETDIKRQKKLLTFAIIGGGPTGVELAGAMSEMARVTLCDEFRRIDPRRARIVLIEAGPRLLSAFPESLSEYAKQSLEQLGTEVHLSSAVTELTPTYVEFGGQRLETLTTLWCAGVQASPAARWLDTPADHGGRVKVEKDLSVPGHPEIFAIGDTAMVVRGDDEQRVPGVAPAAKQMGKYVGNVIRNRLRDQSVHAPFHYVDLGNLATIGKNKAVVDFGFVRFKGRLAWWLWGIAHIFFLIGVRSRASVALTWLWAYTKDRRSARLITQNPRRNLPYGYGDFEDKGKEEVHTH from the coding sequence ATGTTTCGTTCAGAAGcttttttgccgcggcTTCGCCTTGCCACGCTTGCGCAAAGGTCTGGATTGTgcttggagcgcacgctgcacactTCCACCGTATGTCGTGCGGTGGGAAGCAAGAACGGACGGCATCGTGTCGTGATCGTTGGCGCTGGATTTGGCGGGATGCACTGTATCAACAGGCTACACGGTACGGATGCGGACATCACCATCATTGATCGCTCTAACCATCATCTTTTCCAGCCACTGCTTTACCAGGTAGGTACCTGCTCGCTCGGTGCTTCGGCCATTGCGTGGCCGATTCGTCACCTCGTGCACAAGTACCCGCAGATGACGACGCTCTTGGGCGAAGTTCAATACGTGGACAAGCAGAAGCGGGAGGTGATCATTGACAATGATCAATCAGTACCGTACGATACGCTCGTACTGGCGACGGGTGCCAGGGACACATACTTTGGCCATGACGAATGGGCGAAGTATGCTACAGGGCTAAAGTCGATGACCGACGCAACTACCCTTCGCCAAATGATTCTGATGGCATTCGAGATTGCAGAGCGTGAAACAGATATAAAGCGCCAGAAAAAGCTCTTGACATTTGCCATCATTGGTGGTGGGCCTACCGGTGTAGAGCTGGCAGGCGCCATGTCGGAAATGGCGCGCGTTACTCTGTGCGACGAGTTCCGTCGGATTGacccgcgccgcgcacggatTGTCCTTATCGAGGCAGGCCCCCGACTTTTGAGCGCTTTTCCGGAATCGCTGTCCGAATACGCAAAGCAGTcactcgagcagctcggcacCGAAGTTCACCTTTCAAGCGCCGTCACAGAGCTGACGCCCACATACGTAGAATTCGGTGGGCAGAGACTAGAGACACTTACCACGCTTTGGTGCGCGGGAGTGCAAGCTTCGCCTGCCGCACGCTGGCTCGATACGCCGGCTGACCACGGTGGGAGGGTCAAGGTGGAGAAAGACCTTTCGGTGCCGGGCCATCCCGAGATTTTTGCCATTGGCGATACCGCCATGGTTGTGCGCGGTGatgacgagcagcgcgtgccAGGCGTGGCGCCTGCAGCAAAGCAGATGGGAAAGTATGTCGGCAACGTGATCCGCAATCGCCTGCGCGACCAATCAGTACACGCACCGTTTCACTACGTCGACTTGGGCAATCTTGCGACCATCGGTAAAAACAAAGCCGTTGTCGATTTTGGGTTTGTGCGCTTCAAGGGTCGTTTAGCGTGGTGGTTGTGGGGCATTGCGCACATCTTTTTTTTGATCGGTGTGCGCTCCCGCGCCAGTGTTGCACTAACGTGGCTTTGGGCGTACACAAAGGACCGTCGCTCTGCGCGCCTCATTACGCAAAATCCGCGCCGCAATCTGCCCTATGGTTATGGGGACTTTGAGGACAAAGGTAAAGAGGAGGTTCATACACATTGA
- a CDS encoding uncharacterized protein (EggNog:ENOG503P2W9; COG:I) has protein sequence MYAGWVPLEDEPIAAERASITAEKMWDIYISKRRPVLFDGLLDDPAWHGDRWTDTLYLERHAGDAVVRVEPIHPEQECFGTATPRTTINFKAYLDVLKEEECAGRYYLTTQYESEDAAEEVDEDCGPVLETVLPSPTHALKNDFPLQPRIVGNLALQQCNLWLGNGREERSSGLHHDFHDNLYVLLEGRKRFVLFPPSAHPFLHIRGDIARVHKNGLLVYDDADRIRADGLHVLDAAHWRLAACARALHANPKKRARLEGECDYQAAKDAYHALRRRYEDESEDELSNTEDSSDSSEHGSPLASGSSDSSEHEFPTTDDALALDEHNGEKVLDALDATLNEPSSFSLIKPHVLHHHFSIPSSSAPSPKDITPLPNCPRPLVVELKAGQMLYLPASWFHEVTSAATDKDRHMAFNYWMHPPDGDSFAQPYKDAKVWDEVRTKVAEAAMYTGR, from the coding sequence ATGTACGCAGGATGGGTGCCTTTGGAGGACGAGCCGATcgcggcggagcgcgcgaGCATCACAGCGGAGAAGATGTGGGATATTTACATCTCAAAGCGGCGGCCAGTACTTTTTGACGGGCTTTTGGACGATCCTGCATGGCATGGCGATCGCTGGACTGACACTTTGTACCTGGAACGACACGCAGGCGATGCGGTCGTGCGTGTAGAGCCCATTCACCCCGAGCAAGAGTGCTTTGGCACTGCCACGCCACGTACGACAATCAACTTTAAAGCATACTTGGATGTATTGAAGGAGGAAGAGTGTGCTGGGCGGTATTATTTGACTACGCAGTACGAATCGGAGGACGCGGCGGAGGAGGTGGACGAGGATTGCGGGCCAGTGCTGGAAACAGTACTCCCATCACCGACACATGCACTTAAAAATGATTTTCCATTGCAGCCCCGCATAGTTGGAaacctcgcgctgcagcagtgcaACTTGTGGCTTGGCAATGGGCGCGAAGAGCGCAGTAGTGGACTGCACCACGACTTCCACGACAACTTGTATGTGCTCCTTGAGGGGCGCAAACGCTTCGTGCTCTTTCCGCCGTCGGCGCACCCTTTTCTCCATATTCGCGGCGatatcgcgcgcgtgcacaaaAATGGCCTGCTCGTGTACGATGACGCGGATCGGATTCGCGCAGATGGGCTGCATGTGTTGGATGCAGCACACTGGCGGCTtgctgcttgtgcgcgtgcgctgcatgcaaATCCGAAGAAAAGGGCGCGCTTGGAGGGAGAGTGTGACTATCAAGCGGCCAAGGATGCGTACCACGCCTTGCGCCGGCGCTATGAGGACGAGAGTGAGGACGAGCTTTCCAACACAGAGGACTCGTCCGACAGCAGCGAGCACGGGTCCCCTTTGGCAAGTGGCTCGTCCGACAGCAGCGAGCACGAATTTCCCACTACAGACGACGCCTTGGCCTTGGACGAACACAATGGCGAAAAAGTTCTCGACGCTCTTGACGCTACATTAAACGAGCCATCCAGCTTCTCTTTGATCAAGCCGCATGTACTCCACCACCACTTTTCCATACCATCGTCCTCGGCGCCCTCCCCAAAAGATATCACGCCTTTGCCGAATTGTCCACGACCCCTTGTCGTGGAATTGAAAGCCGGGCAGATGCTCTATCTTCCCGCAAGCTGGTTCCACGAAGTCACGTCTGCAGCCACCGACAAAGATAGGCATATGGCCTTTAATTATTGGATGCATCCTCCCGACGGTGATTCCTTTGCCCAGCCCTACAAAGATGCCAAAGTATGGGACGAGGTCAGGACCAAAGTTGCAGAGGCTGCCATGTACACTGGCAGATAA
- a CDS encoding uncharacterized protein (COG:O; EggNog:ENOG503P0JM), whose translation MRPERRDNPPAPLSPRFDPFYVAPDGWQKAKPGDVLASREIKPSFTSSVKMNVDKAYQLVYRSSGTDDSIPMYTLTTVLVPQNARKDKLVMMMPYMDSNFVDCAPSYKIQAGAPPELNPIQSIEELLWTGILNDGWTLTIPDHEGPQAAFASGILEGHASLDALRATLQFKDLGLSPDSSIVGAGYSGGAIAGGWAAALQPSYASELNIVGWALGGTPSNLTAVSYGMDKTPFSGLSAAGIAGVVDSYHEAEQYITSVITDQGNQALQYTREHCMGDILLNLQDVDIFGNSFTSNTNQLLSADAISGLLHTLTLGSDPKYTPKTPVYMYHALHDEVIAYQMANDTANNWCKNGAQVQFETYTGLEMGHVSTEVLNTPLVLKYIRDRMSGQPLDAGCTWSSDINPLWDPNILGARLTEVLNAVGNLFGTQVGRGDAILKENLRKGKL comes from the coding sequence ATGCGTCctgagcggcgcgacaaCCCGCCGGCTCCTCTCTCGCCCCGCTTTGACCCCTTTTACGTTGCCCCGGATGGGTGGCAAAAAGCGAAGCCGGGTGACGTccttgcgtcgcgcgagaTCAAACCGAGCTTTACATCGTCGGTCAAGATGAATGTAGACAAGGCGTACCAGCTAGTGTACCGCTCCTCTGGTACCGACGACAGCATTCCCATGTACACTCTCACGACCGTGCTCGTGCCGCagaatgcgcgcaaggacAAGCTTGTCATGATGATGCCATACATGGACTCTAATTTTGTTgattgcgcgccaagctaCAAGATTCAAGCGGGCGCCCCTCCCGAGCTGAACCCTATTCAATCGATCGAAGAGCTGCTATGGACTGGTATTTTAAACGACGGCTGGACCCTTACCATCCCTGATCACGAAGGTCCACAAGCGGCGTTTGCGTCCGGCATTCTAGAAGGCCATGCTTCGCtggatgcattgcgcgccacgcTGCAGTTCAAAGACTTGGGCCTCAGTCCCGACTCGTCCATTGTTGGTGCAGGCTATTCGGGCGGTGCGATTGCTGGTGGATGGGCTGCTGCATTGCAGCCATCGTATGCGTCTGAACTCAACATTGTCGGGTGGGCGCTCGGCGGTACGCCGAGCAACCTTACGGCCGTCTCGTACGGTATGGACAAGACCCCCTTTTCTGGGCTCTCTGCCGCTGGGATCGCGGGTGTGGTTGACTCGTACCACGAAGCAGAGCAGTATATCACATCGGTGATTACTGACCAAGGCAATcaggcgctgcagtacACGCGCGAGCATTGTATGGGCGACATTTTGCTTAATTTACAAGATGTGGACATCTTTGGTAATTCCTTTACCTCCAACACGAACCAACTTTTAAGCGCAGACGCAATTTCCGGGCTACTACATACCCTCACGCTTGGGAGCGATCCCAAGTACACACCCAAGACACCCGTGTACATGTACCACGCTTTACATGACGAGGTTATTGCCTACCAAATGGCGAATGACACGGCCAACAATTGGTGCAAGAATGGCGCTCAAGTGCAATTTGAAACCTACACTGGCTTGGAAATGGGCCATGTTTCTACGGAAGTGCTCAATACCCCGCTTGTGCTCAAATACATTCGCGACCGTATGAGCGGTCAGCCGTTGGACGCGGGATGTACATGGAGCTCGGACATTAACCCATTGTGGGATCCCAACATTTTGGGCGCGCGCCTAACCGAAGTTTTGAATGCCGTAGGCAATTTATTCGGTACCCAGGttgggcgcggcgacgcCATACTCAAAGAGAATTTGCGCAAGGGGAAACTGTAA
- a CDS encoding uncharacterized protein (COG:O; SECRETED:SignalP(1-22); EggNog:ENOG503P0JM) codes for MLCQRFLVLVVSIFAVFSYSYAEVTETINLHRSGLIRRKDDSFYKPDQNWQDEEPGTILKKRKVKIAQSGVLSLGTKGYQLLYRTTGHNSKTPSYTVTTILIPENYDKDKLVVASVYEDSHALSCAPSRRLVKSLDVFRNVATSYQELFFTTLLHEGWVVTVPDHEGPNAAFTSGISEGHAILDSIRATLSFDDLDLDDDVKIAGYGYSGGAMAAGFAGSLQRSYADELNIVGWSIGGTITDLSAWLRYIDQTNGAGFALASIAGLVSDYPQLNWVERNLTARGKKLWEQSKHHCMFENLWATSYKHILSDEVFEGGSSFLSESRASKVLNNLRLGTNENRVPKAPVFMFHAVYDDVVPYSQAINTAKSWCDQGAKIRFMTNSGVEMGHTNTELFNLPNVVFFLRDRFKGKDWGADCQWVTTLNPYWNPAVLGKSITQVLQQVLDLVGGRIGPNDKILKSKISDHQTP; via the coding sequence ATGCTTTGCCAGCGATTTCTTGTCCTCGTCGTTAGCATTTTTGCTGTATTTTCTTACAGCTATGCAGAGGTGACTGAGACCATTAATCTGCACCGTAGCGGCCTAATCCGCAGGAAGGACGACTCTTTCTACAAACCCGACCAAAACTGGCAAGACGAGGAACCGGGTACGATCCTCAAGAAACGGAAAGTCAAAATCGCGCAATCCGGCGTGCTGAGCCTTGGTACGAAAGGGTATCAGCTTTTGTACCGCACCACTGGCCACAACTCAAAGACCCCGAGCTACACGGTGACGACCATCCTTATTCCGGAAAACTACGACAAGGACAAGCTTGTCGTTGCAAGCGTGTATGAAGACTCGCATGCACTTTCTTGTGCGCCCAGCCGCCGCTTGGTGAAGAGCTTGGACGTTTTCAGGAATGTCGCAACCTCGTACCAGGAATTATTCTTCACCACCCTGCTCCACGAAGGATGGGTGGTCACGGTCCCTGATCACGAGGGCCCGAATGCCGCATTTACTTCTGGTATTTCGGAAGGCCACGCTATTTTGGACTCTATTCGTGCCACGCTAAGCTTTGACGACCTTGACCTTGACGACGATGTCAAGATTGCAGGGTACGGCTACTCTGGCGGCGCAATGGCTGCTGGATTTGCCGGGAGCTTGCAGAGATCGTATGCTGATGAGCTCAACATTGTTGGCTGGTCTATTGGTGGCACCATTACCGACCTCTCTGCATGGCTCCGCTACATTGACCAGACCAACGGTGCCGGCTTTGCATTGGCCTCCATAGCTGGCCTCGTTTCCGACTATCCCCAACTAAACTGGGTTGAACGCAACTTGACCGCCCGAGGAAAGAAGCTGTGGGAGCAAAGCAAACATCACTGTATGTTTGAAAATCTTTGGGCCACTAGCTACAAACATATTTTGTCGGACGAGGTCTTTGAAGGTGGCTCGTCGTTCTTGAGTgagtcgcgcgcaagcaaggTTTTGAACAATCTGCGTCTCGGCACTAATGAGAACCGCGTACCGAAAGCGCCAGTGTTTATGTTCCACGCAGTGTACGACGATGTCGTGCCGTACAGCCAGGCGATCAACACTGCCAAATCCTGGTGTGACCAGGGCGCCAAGATTCGCTTCATGACGAACAGTGGTGTTGAGATGGGTCACACCAACACGGAGCTGTTTAATCTTCCCAATGTTGTCTTTTTTCTGCGCGACCGTTTCAAAGGCAAGGACTGGGGCGCGGACTGTCAATGGGTCACCACGCTTAATCCGTACTGGAACCCTGCGGTGCTTGGCAAATCGATCACGCAGGTTTTGCAGCAAGTTCTGGACCTTGTCGGCGGTCGCATTGGCCCGAATGACAAGATTCTCAAGAGCAAAATCTCGGACCACCAGACCCCGTGA
- a CDS encoding uncharacterized protein (COG:U; TransMembrane:3 (o52-79i149-169o175-193i); BUSCO:EOG09265ANI; EggNog:ENOG503NZFK) — MMRAEEQGNAPHENQFSPANVMQRAHMLNMRAQHMIDSLAPFAKERWAGTGVLLFLFMLRIVFAHGWYIVCYALFIYLLNLFLAFLSPKFDPAHESDLAAQDVEDGEPGLPTSSKPGGGLMSNVFHGSSGQADADTDEFRPFIRRLPEFKFWLSATQATLVSIVATFFSVFDIPVFWPVLVVYFVTLFVLTMRRQIQYVDDQRSR, encoded by the exons ATGATGCGCGCCGAAGAGCAGGGCAATGCCCCGCATGAGAACCAATTTTCGCCGGCGAATgtgatgcagcgcgcgcatatGCTGAACATGCGTGCGCAACACATGATTGATAGTCTTGCGCCATTCGCCAAAGAGCGCTGGGCCGGCACTGGTGTGTTGCTTTTCCTGTtcatgctgcgcattgtttttgcgcacgggTGGTACATTGTGTGTTATGCGCTGTTTATCTATTTGTTGAATCTTTTCCTTGCGTTTCTTTCGCCCAAGTTTGACCCTGCACACGAGTCAGACCTGGCGGCACAGGACGTGGAGGATGGCGAGCCCGGCCTGCCCACCTCGTCGAAGCCAGGCGGTGGCCTGATGAGCAATGTATTCCACGGCTCGAGCGGCCAGGCGGATGCGGATACAGACGAGTTCCGGCCGTTTATTCGGCGTCTCCCCGAGTTCAAG TTTTGGCTCTCTGCGACACAAGCGACACTCGTCTCTATTGTTGCCACCTTTTTCAGCGTCTTTGACATCCCCGTCTTTTGGCCCGTGCTTGTGGTCTACTTCGTGACGCTCTTTGTACtcacgatgcgccgccaaatcCAGTATGTCGATGACCAGCGCTCACGCTAG